The sequence below is a genomic window from Synechococcus sp. PCC 7335.
AGTCATTCTAAATTACGGCTTTATTGAGATTTCGACTTCGGTCGAGGCGCTACGACTTTATGCACAGACAGGGCAGGCAAATGAGGAGCTTTCGCCCTACATCAACTTTTTGAGTGAAGATCAGCGATCGCAGTTTCGCCAGGCATTACAGGCTAGACGAGACATTAGCCCTGTGAACATCGCTCAGTTTCTAAACTCAGGCATTGGTGAAAATATATTGCGCTCGGTTGGGAACATTATCCAGACCAAAAGACGGCTCAACGGGGCCAAGGGACTGCGCGGAGCGCTGGTATTAGCTGCCGCTGAGCCGGAAGGACTGTCTGTGTTGAGCGTATTAGACTACTTCCCGACTAGGGCTGTGCGGATCGATTCAGGCCAGGCGTTTCGTGGACTCGGCTCTTTCACTGGCCTGATTCAGGATACGCAAAACGCGATCTCGGCCATCGCTAGTCGCAGTGTCCCTCCTTCGGCTATTAGCGCGCCTGTGCCTCCACTAGAAGTACTTTCTACGCCAGGTCCTTATCAGGTCACACAGCAAGTGCTGACGTTTGTCGATCAAACTCGCGAACGCACCATTCCCACCGATCTCTATCTGCCAGTCGATGCACCGCCAGCACCTGTAATTATCTTTTCTCATGGATTAGCAGGCGATCGCAAAGGCTTCTTGAATGTCTCACGTCACCTAGCGAGTCATGGCTACGCAGTTGCAGCGCTCGATCACCCCGGCAGCAATCGGGCTCAGCTAGATGCGGTACTTAGCGGTAACGAAAGAGAGATTGCAACACCCGGTGAATTTCGTGATCGCCCCTTAGATGTGTCTTTTCTGCTTGACGAACTCACCCAGCTAAACTCAGGTGATAGGGGCTTCGTGGGCCAGTTGAACTTAGACCAGATTGGTATCG
It includes:
- a CDS encoding alpha/beta hydrolase, translated to MLSSLLRRGQSLNLSKTPLSKRSPSKSLFQAKSHTLSLAASFLGGLCLSGLWPIAIARPVMAAEEVILNYGFIEISTSVEALRLYAQTGQANEELSPYINFLSEDQRSQFRQALQARRDISPVNIAQFLNSGIGENILRSVGNIIQTKRRLNGAKGLRGALVLAAAEPEGLSVLSVLDYFPTRAVRIDSGQAFRGLGSFTGLIQDTQNAISAIASRSVPPSAISAPVPPLEVLSTPGPYQVTQQVLTFVDQTRERTIPTDLYLPVDAPPAPVIIFSHGLAGDRKGFLNVSRHLASHGYAVAALDHPGSNRAQLDAVLSGNEREIATPGEFRDRPLDVSFLLDELTQLNSGDRGFVGQLNLDQIGIVGHSFGGYTALALAGARLNHDTLAANCASDDFIFNAANPSMLLQCTALLDPAQFSAELKDGRIKAVIALNPVTSSLFGRSGFAQIDIPSLIVSGSNDPVAPALLEQIRPFTWLSQSPDAPAHFLALIRGGSHLYELPEVEGADPTLTSGLLNSDLPLVDSYLEALALSFFQAELKQDPTYRAALDDATVVQIGRQPIPLYLVSNLRANQLRPAPEAPPAESVPTSVLPF